The Stigmatella aurantiaca DW4/3-1 genome contains the following window.
ACTGTTCCCCGTAGACGTGGAGGGCCAACCGGATCAGTACCTCATCCTTGTGGCTACGCACCTCATCCGTTGTATCGACGAAGAGGCGTCGCGGATCCGGCTCTGGACTCACGAAGACGGCGCCCCGCATATGGTCGGTCGCTATGCCTCCGTGCGTGACATGCGTATCGACAAGACCCAGGCGGGCAGCGCCAACGTGTTCCGTTGCGAAGGGTGGATAGGCCCGCTGATCGTCTCCGGAGAGATAAAGGGGGCCTTGGATCGCATGGGCGCCACCGGCACGAGGTTCGAGGAAGTCTAGTCCGGGAACCAAGGACTGCGCCCACTTTGGGCTTGCAACTCGGACTGGTGGCGCGCGCCAGGGTGGCAGCCACCGTCGAGGGCCCCCAGCTTGGCCCGGTAGAGGCGCGCGTGTCGGACAGCACCAGCCCGAGCCGCTGGCGCGCGTCAGGCTGGCCGCCATCGTCGAAGACGCCTGCTCGGCCCGGTGGAGTGCACGTCAGACAGCGCCAGCCCGGGCCGGTCGTGCGCACCAAGGTGGCAGCCATTGTCGATAGCCCCAGTTCGGCCCGGATGCTGCGCGCATCCAGGGCGCCCAGCTCGGCCCGGGAACGCGTGCGTCGAACAGCCCCAGCTCAGCGCGGCGGATGGCGCCAGCTCGGCCCCGCTAGAGCACCGAACAGGTTAGAGCCCCTCCGTTCGCCGCTGAGCGGCGTGCGAGGGTCTCCAGGTTCTGCACGGCACAGAGGCGACGCAGGTCGAATGTATTCTTGCGCGTGCCCAGATAGCGAGCACGAGGCCCCTGCCGATTGCTCAGGTGGGCCAGCCGATGTTCGACACCGACGCGCTCGCGCAGTTTGGCGCGTCCGGTGCGGGTTTCTTGAAGACTTCGCAGCTTCTTCTGGAGGGCTTCATCCTCCCCCATCGTGACGGTCCGTCCCCGGCCGGTCGCTGCATGCGTACACTGCGCGCGCAGGGGGCACGGGCCGCAGACTTCAGGCTCGAACTGGACGACCTGCCCCGGCTCAAAGGTCTCCACCTGTCCGCCGGGACAGGTGATGGTTCCGTCACGGACGTTGATCTTGAAGTCTCTTTTCCCAAAGAGCCCAGGCTTGCCGTGAGCACCTTTCCACGGTTTGCAGACGATGGCACCTGCCCTCCCCACCACGTGCTCCACCAGGGTGCTGTTCAGATAGGCCCGGTCTATCAGCAGTTCATCCGGCTCGAATCCTATCCGCGCCATGTCCGCTTGAAGCTGGGGAGCCGCCTCCTCCTCAGGCCGATTGGCGGGCGTCACCGCACAGGCCAGCACCCGCTCCGAATCCAGATGCGTGCTCAGGTGCTGCTTGAAACCATTGAACCGCTTGCTCTTGCTCTTGCGGCCGTGGCGCATCTGAGCATCTTCAATGGAGACGCGCCGGTCCTCGGCGACACCTTGCCGAATCCGTACCCCGCCTGGCACAGGCTCCAAGTCCTGTGCTTTCACCTGAACGAGCGCTTCGATGTAGCGCCCCAGCGGTGCCTCCTCGCTCTCCTTGGGACGCCTCTTCTCCACCCATGCTGACAGCCGATCCAACTGTTTGCAGAGGCGATTGAGTGCCTCGGCCTTCTGTTCCGAATCGTTCCAGTCGACGTCCAAGGCGGCCTTGATGCTCGAGGCCGCCAGCAGCGGCGCGCCCGCCTGAGCACAGACCTCCTTGACGGTTGTTTCCAGCGCCACTGCCATGCACTCGGCTATTTTCCGCCCCGCGTGGCCGAGCAGGTTGAAGGTGTCCTCAACCCGCCCGGCTCCTTCTAAAGGGCGGCTGTCCACCGCCACTCTCAGCTGCTTGGGCAGCTTCTTCCAGTCGAAGGCTCTCGTCTCTTTGGCCAGCTCTACCGTCCGCTCCAGCAGCCGACGGTCCATGTCGTGGCGGATGAGCCGTTGGCGAAACTGCTGCAGCCCTCCCTGCGAGAAGGCGGGTTTGTCATCGTCTTGCGCAAGCGTCCCCAGCACCAATCTCCAGCAACGGTCCGTCGCCGACAGCCGTACCGCCTCCGCATCCGAGACTTGGAGGTAGGCCTGGAGCAGCACTCCCATGCACATCAGCGCGGGCGGCTGCGGCTCGTCTCCTTGTCCCGAGTCGCGATACATTGCCTCCAACTCCGCTTGGAAGGCCTCCGCGAACAGCTCGT
Protein-coding sequences here:
- a CDS encoding imm11 family protein — protein: MFKRFFKLADDVNVPHRWHLDAPTNSRGEKVDEGLFRRGVPVHITDRLRIPVEIAGKALDFTFAAVGLPVVHVRVASMFAELAPEEVQLFPVDVEGQPDQYLILVATHLIRCIDEEASRIRLWTHEDGAPHMVGRYASVRDMRIDKTQAGSANVFRCEGWIGPLIVSGEIKGALDRMGATGTRFEEV
- a CDS encoding IS1182-like element ISStau7 family transposase; this encodes MERWKPEVKCSEREERLLKLAGRSRKLFVFLREHRHELFAEAFQAELEAMYRDSGQGDEPQPPALMCMGVLLQAYLQVSDAEAVRLSATDRCWRLVLGTLAQDDDKPAFSQGGLQQFRQRLIRHDMDRRLLERTVELAKETRAFDWKKLPKQLRVAVDSRPLEGAGRVEDTFNLLGHAGRKIAECMAVALETTVKEVCAQAGAPLLAASSIKAALDVDWNDSEQKAEALNRLCKQLDRLSAWVEKRRPKESEEAPLGRYIEALVQVKAQDLEPVPGGVRIRQGVAEDRRVSIEDAQMRHGRKSKSKRFNGFKQHLSTHLDSERVLACAVTPANRPEEEAAPQLQADMARIGFEPDELLIDRAYLNSTLVEHVVGRAGAIVCKPWKGAHGKPGLFGKRDFKINVRDGTITCPGGQVETFEPGQVVQFEPEVCGPCPLRAQCTHAATGRGRTVTMGEDEALQKKLRSLQETRTGRAKLRERVGVEHRLAHLSNRQGPRARYLGTRKNTFDLRRLCAVQNLETLARRSAANGGALTCSVL